A window of Paenibacillus sp. 19GGS1-52 contains these coding sequences:
- a CDS encoding cold-shock protein — protein MQTGTVKWFNAEKGFGFIEVEGGSDVFVHFSAITGDGFKTLDEGQRVEFNVVQGNRGPQAENVVKL, from the coding sequence ATGCAAACAGGTACAGTTAAATGGTTTAACGCAGAAAAAGGATTCGGATTCATCGAGGTTGAAGGCGGAAGTGACGTATTCGTTCACTTTAGCGCAATTACTGGCGACGGCTTCAAAACTTTGGACGAAGGCCAACGCGTTGAATTCAACGTTGTTCAAGGCAACCGCGGACCACAAGCCGAAAACGTTGTAAAACTGTAA
- a CDS encoding cold-shock protein, protein MNYRKKPLEEIPEEDTAIWACTNDGCNGWMRDNFAFEHAPSCRLCHSPMVRSMKMLPILLNSNGDLKSLKKGTSIT, encoded by the coding sequence ATGAACTACCGGAAGAAGCCTTTAGAAGAAATACCGGAAGAGGATACCGCAATCTGGGCCTGTACCAATGATGGATGTAACGGATGGATGAGGGATAATTTTGCATTTGAACATGCGCCTTCTTGCCGTCTATGTCACTCCCCAATGGTTCGCAGTATGAAGATGCTGCCGATTTTGCTTAATTCCAATGGCGATCTCAAGTCGCTGAAGAAGGGTACTTCTATCACCTAA
- a CDS encoding cytochrome ubiquinol oxidase subunit I translates to MDTVMLSRFQFASTTIFHYFFVPVSIGLALLIAIMETMYVRKGNEEYKKMAQFWGKLFLINFAVGVVTGILQEFQFGMNWSDYSRFVGDVFGAPLAIEALLAFFLESTFIGLWIFGWDKVSKRVHLLSIWLVAFGTMLSAFWILAANSFMQHPVGFAINNGRAEMNDFLALITNGQLLVEFPHTVLAAYATGAFLVTGISAYKLLRKQEVSFFKKSFEIAAIVGIVSSMGVAVAGHAQAQYLVKTQPMKMAASEGLWGKSGDPAPWTIYANIDPENKVSSNEIQIPYLLSFLSYSKFSGEVKGMNQLQAEYVQKYGEGDYIPPVRTTFWSFRIMVAAGTAMIVLGLYAIYLIWRKKMDRPNTWFMRFMLWGLLLPPIANTAGWIMTEIGRQPWTVFGLMQTKDSVSPNISSGQVLFSVISFTTIYAILGIVMIGLFIKVIRKGPYAMDNDHDVSHDPYNKEVSPNVS, encoded by the coding sequence ATGGATACAGTGATGCTGTCGCGGTTTCAGTTTGCATCGACAACGATTTTTCATTATTTCTTTGTGCCGGTGTCTATCGGACTAGCGCTCCTGATTGCGATCATGGAGACGATGTATGTCAGAAAAGGGAATGAAGAGTACAAGAAGATGGCTCAGTTCTGGGGAAAGCTGTTCCTCATTAACTTTGCAGTAGGCGTTGTAACGGGGATATTACAGGAATTCCAATTCGGGATGAACTGGTCCGATTATTCGCGTTTTGTCGGTGATGTGTTCGGAGCACCACTAGCTATTGAAGCGCTGTTGGCTTTTTTCTTGGAGTCTACATTCATAGGGCTGTGGATCTTTGGGTGGGATAAGGTTTCCAAGAGAGTGCATCTGTTATCCATTTGGCTGGTAGCGTTCGGAACGATGTTGTCTGCTTTCTGGATCTTAGCCGCCAACTCTTTCATGCAGCACCCTGTGGGGTTTGCCATAAATAACGGACGGGCAGAGATGAATGATTTCTTAGCCCTGATAACAAACGGCCAGTTGCTGGTGGAATTCCCACATACAGTGCTGGCTGCATATGCAACGGGAGCATTTCTGGTAACGGGGATTAGTGCGTATAAGCTGCTGAGAAAGCAGGAAGTATCTTTTTTCAAAAAGTCATTTGAGATTGCTGCTATTGTAGGTATTGTCTCTTCGATGGGTGTGGCTGTTGCAGGACATGCTCAAGCGCAGTATTTGGTCAAAACTCAGCCGATGAAGATGGCAGCGTCTGAAGGCTTGTGGGGTAAGAGTGGTGACCCAGCACCTTGGACTATATATGCTAATATTGATCCGGAGAACAAGGTGAGTAGCAATGAAATTCAAATACCTTATTTGCTCAGTTTTCTCTCCTACAGTAAATTCTCTGGTGAAGTTAAAGGGATGAACCAACTGCAAGCTGAATATGTGCAGAAATATGGTGAGGGGGATTATATCCCGCCCGTGCGCACAACCTTCTGGAGCTTCCGGATCATGGTTGCGGCTGGTACAGCGATGATCGTGTTGGGTCTGTATGCTATCTATCTGATCTGGCGCAAAAAAATGGACCGTCCAAACACTTGGTTTATGCGGTTCATGCTCTGGGGGCTGCTGCTTCCACCAATCGCCAATACGGCAGGCTGGATTATGACTGAAATTGGACGCCAGCCGTGGACGGTATTTGGTCTTATGCAGACTAAGGATAGTGTATCTCCTAATATTTCGAGTGGACAGGTGTTATTCTCGGTTATTTCTTTTACGACTATATACGCGATTCTAGGAATCGTAATGATTGGGTTGTTCATCAAGGTCATCAGAAAAGGCCCTTATGCCATGGATAATGATCACGATGTTTCGCATGATCCATATAACAAGGAGGTGTCCCCAAATGTCTCTTAA
- the cydB gene encoding cytochrome d ubiquinol oxidase subunit II → MSLNELWFLLIAVLFVGFFFLEGFDFGVGMETQFLAKNDTERRVLINSIGPFWDANEVWLITAAGAMFAAFPDWYATLFSGFYIPFVFALLALIARGVAFEFRGKRDSQAWKRTWDACIFFGSALPPFLLAVVFASFIKGLPIDGDMQMYAGFTDIVNVYTVVAGVTVVLLCLVHGLMFTTLRTSGDLQNRARKLGQKLLLPLGALLLAFVIMTYNMTDIFEKHGAWLLIMVVLGIVAYVLAGYFMMKKKDSLAFGMTGAVIALSVASIFVGLFPRVMISSIDQAFNLTITNAASGHYSLKVMTIVALTMLPFVLGYQIWSYFIFHKRIHEKEHLEY, encoded by the coding sequence ATGTCTCTTAATGAATTATGGTTCTTGCTGATTGCCGTGTTGTTCGTAGGATTCTTCTTCTTGGAGGGCTTCGATTTCGGGGTGGGAATGGAAACACAGTTTCTGGCCAAGAATGATACAGAGCGCCGGGTGCTGATTAACTCGATCGGGCCTTTCTGGGATGCTAATGAGGTCTGGCTGATTACAGCTGCTGGGGCGATGTTCGCTGCTTTTCCCGATTGGTATGCTACGCTGTTCAGTGGATTCTACATTCCCTTTGTCTTCGCCTTGCTGGCTCTAATTGCTCGCGGAGTGGCCTTTGAATTCAGAGGCAAACGCGATTCGCAGGCTTGGAAAAGAACATGGGATGCTTGCATCTTCTTCGGCAGCGCCCTCCCTCCTTTCCTGCTGGCAGTTGTCTTCGCCAGCTTCATCAAAGGCTTGCCGATTGATGGGGATATGCAGATGTATGCTGGATTTACGGATATCGTCAATGTCTATACAGTCGTAGCTGGTGTTACGGTAGTTCTGCTCTGCCTGGTGCATGGACTGATGTTCACCACGCTTCGTACGTCTGGCGATCTGCAGAACCGCGCACGGAAGCTGGGTCAGAAATTGCTGCTTCCACTGGGCGCATTACTGTTGGCTTTTGTAATTATGACTTACAATATGACAGACATATTTGAAAAGCATGGAGCCTGGCTGCTAATTATGGTTGTTCTGGGGATTGTGGCTTATGTACTGGCTGGATACTTCATGATGAAGAAGAAAGATAGTCTTGCCTTTGGAATGACCGGAGCTGTAATTGCGCTGTCGGTAGCTTCAATCTTTGTGGGCCTGTTCCCACGGGTCATGATTAGCTCCATTGATCAAGCCTTCAATCTGACCATCACGAATGCGGCTTCGGGCCATTATTCACTGAAGGTCATGACGATTGTGGCGCTGACGATGCTGCCGTTCGTGCTGGGATATCAGATTTGGAGTTACTTTATCTTTCACAAACGGATTCATGAGAAGGAGCATCTTGAATACTAA
- the cydD gene encoding thiol reductant ABC exporter subunit CydD — protein MDKNLLRYKGVMPVFLIVGFLTLVQSVSILLLAKWLAEVISALFAGEPLKEQWGTALLFLLAFLMRHACSMLMGRVSYRFAEMTGSSMRREMMDKLFQLGPRMVGDRGTGNLVTLVLEGVTKFRTYLELIIPRMVGMSVTPALLLIYVYTQDMTSGIILTVTMPIIIVFMILIGMTARKQMDRQLKSYRTLSNHFVDSLRGLETLKFLGRSRSHSQSISDVSDRYRSATMRTLRVAFMSSFAMDFFTMLSVATVAVSLGLRLVNEQMTLLTGLTILILAPEYFLPVRLVGTDFHATLDGKEAGEAMKSIIDRDTVKAVVLEGKGNELAIAADSAESIFKWHPESILTLNEVSVQFEEGDLSSLKGINLQCKGASKIGIIGESGAGKSTLVDVLGGFLHPTSGSITIDGNHVSALTDEAWRKQTSYIPQRPYIFSGTLSDNVRFYYPEATLEEVAAAVAATGLSRLVASLPNGLDEMIGGGGRVLSGGQEQRVALARALLSSRPIMLLDEPTAHLDIETEVELKETMLPLFAGKLVFLATHRLHWMVDMDLIIVMQQGQVAEIGTHGELVARKGAYYELIQAQLEGIH, from the coding sequence ATGGATAAGAATTTGCTAAGGTATAAAGGAGTTATGCCGGTCTTTCTGATCGTAGGCTTCCTTACCCTGGTGCAAAGCGTGTCCATTCTTCTGCTGGCCAAATGGCTGGCAGAAGTCATTTCTGCACTGTTTGCGGGAGAACCGCTGAAGGAACAATGGGGCACTGCGCTATTGTTCCTTCTTGCGTTTCTCATGCGCCATGCCTGTTCTATGCTGATGGGCCGTGTCTCCTACCGTTTTGCGGAAATGACCGGCAGCAGCATGCGAAGAGAAATGATGGACAAGCTGTTCCAGCTTGGGCCCAGAATGGTAGGCGACCGGGGAACCGGAAATCTGGTTACGCTTGTACTGGAAGGAGTAACAAAGTTCCGTACTTACCTGGAGCTGATTATTCCACGGATGGTAGGGATGTCCGTTACACCAGCCTTGCTGCTCATTTATGTCTACACACAGGACATGACGAGCGGTATTATTCTTACGGTGACGATGCCAATTATTATTGTCTTCATGATTCTGATCGGTATGACGGCCCGCAAGCAAATGGACCGCCAGTTGAAGTCTTACCGCACGTTGTCCAATCACTTCGTCGATTCGCTGCGCGGCTTAGAAACACTGAAATTTCTCGGACGCAGCCGCAGTCATAGTCAGAGTATTTCTGATGTGAGCGATCGCTACCGCTCGGCGACCATGCGTACACTGCGCGTGGCGTTTATGTCCTCGTTCGCCATGGACTTCTTCACAATGCTGTCTGTAGCTACGGTTGCCGTAAGTTTAGGCCTTAGACTCGTCAACGAACAGATGACGTTGCTTACTGGCTTGACCATTCTTATTTTGGCTCCGGAATATTTCCTGCCGGTTCGGCTCGTAGGTACAGATTTCCATGCCACGCTGGACGGGAAGGAAGCAGGAGAGGCAATGAAGAGTATTATTGACCGGGATACGGTGAAGGCTGTGGTGCTAGAGGGCAAGGGGAATGAACTTGCTATTGCAGCTGATTCTGCGGAATCCATTTTTAAGTGGCATCCCGAGAGTATACTTACGCTAAATGAAGTCAGCGTGCAATTTGAAGAGGGTGACCTTTCTTCGCTCAAAGGTATTAACCTGCAATGTAAAGGTGCCAGCAAAATTGGTATTATCGGGGAGAGCGGTGCGGGTAAATCTACGCTCGTGGATGTACTCGGCGGCTTCCTGCACCCTACCTCCGGGAGTATTACAATCGATGGCAATCATGTTAGTGCCCTCACCGATGAGGCTTGGCGCAAGCAGACCTCCTATATTCCGCAGCGGCCTTATATTTTCAGTGGTACGCTCTCGGATAATGTACGCTTCTATTATCCAGAGGCTACGCTGGAAGAAGTTGCCGCAGCGGTGGCTGCGACTGGATTATCAAGACTGGTGGCCTCTTTGCCGAATGGCCTGGATGAGATGATTGGGGGCGGCGGTCGTGTGTTGAGTGGCGGACAGGAGCAGCGGGTAGCGTTAGCCCGCGCTTTGCTGAGCAGCCGTCCGATCATGCTGCTGGATGAGCCGACAGCTCATCTTGATATTGAGACAGAGGTTGAACTGAAAGAAACCATGCTGCCGCTATTTGCTGGAAAGCTGGTGTTTCTAGCTACACATCGTCTGCACTGGATGGTCGATATGGATCTTATTATTGTGATGCAGCAGGGACAAGTGGCGGAGATCGGTACCCACGGGGAGCTAGTAGCCCGTAAGGGTGCATATTATGAGCTTATACAAGCGCAATTGGAGGGAATCCATTGA
- the cydC gene encoding thiol reductant ABC exporter subunit CydC, whose amino-acid sequence MKREGWFAPYVSSYFWRFLLIIALGALTIFSASSLMYTSGFLISKASIPPENILMIYVPIVGVRTFGTSRAVIHYVERLVGHDTILRILSNMRVRLYSILEPQALFLSSRFRTGDILGMLADDIEYLQNVYLRTVFPSVVALLIYAAAVISLGTFDIAFALLMALYMLVLVVVLPLISLLFTQKRQREVKQARNSLYQKLTDAVLGMGDWVISGRQSQFVETYEADEKKVARTDAALRSWARLRMFIGQAIVGIGVLTLISWASGQYADGAFAGTLIAAFVLVVFPVADAFLPVSEAVEKIPQYRNSLERLSGVEEDNGATAHAEQEQVNLEPVEHLKSSSTHIQLRNAGYRYDSGEDWSIRDLNLDLPQGKKIAIIGRSGAGKSTLLKVIQGAIKPTIGSAVINGIDAAAYGEKIPAIIAVLNQSPHLFDTTVANNIRLGNPQASDEDLKEAAALAKLDSLISTLPEGYNTPVREAGQRFSGGERQRIALARILLQNTPVVILDEPTVGLDPRTERELLATIFTAMAGKSLVWVTHHLVGAEQMDEVIFMENGSVEMRGTHAELLKREPRYRRLYELDRPVSLQ is encoded by the coding sequence TTGAAACGTGAAGGATGGTTTGCTCCCTATGTATCGTCGTATTTTTGGCGCTTTCTACTTATTATCGCGCTTGGAGCACTGACGATTTTCTCAGCATCATCACTGATGTATACCTCGGGTTTTCTGATCTCCAAAGCCTCTATTCCACCAGAGAATATCTTAATGATCTATGTGCCGATTGTGGGTGTGCGCACGTTCGGAACAAGCCGCGCTGTCATTCACTATGTAGAGCGTCTTGTAGGACATGACACTATTCTGCGGATTCTCTCTAACATGCGTGTCCGTCTGTACAGTATCCTAGAACCACAGGCACTGTTTCTGTCCTCGCGTTTTCGTACGGGCGATATTCTTGGCATGCTTGCCGATGATATTGAATATTTGCAAAATGTCTATTTGCGGACGGTATTTCCAAGTGTAGTCGCCTTGCTGATCTATGCTGCTGCAGTTATTTCATTAGGGACCTTTGATATAGCCTTCGCGCTGCTAATGGCGCTGTACATGCTGGTGTTGGTGGTTGTGCTGCCCTTGATTTCACTGCTCTTCACCCAGAAGCGTCAACGTGAAGTGAAGCAGGCGCGCAATTCTCTCTATCAGAAGCTCACTGATGCCGTACTTGGTATGGGTGACTGGGTGATTAGCGGACGGCAAAGCCAGTTCGTGGAAACCTATGAAGCCGATGAGAAAAAGGTAGCGCGTACGGATGCCGCGCTGCGCAGCTGGGCCCGTCTACGTATGTTTATCGGACAGGCAATCGTTGGTATCGGCGTGCTTACTTTAATATCTTGGGCGTCAGGTCAATATGCAGACGGAGCTTTTGCTGGGACGCTGATTGCGGCGTTCGTATTGGTTGTCTTCCCAGTGGCAGATGCTTTTCTGCCGGTATCCGAAGCCGTTGAGAAAATCCCGCAGTACCGCAATTCTCTGGAACGCCTGTCTGGTGTGGAAGAGGATAACGGGGCAACCGCTCACGCGGAGCAAGAACAAGTGAACCTGGAGCCTGTCGAGCATCTTAAAAGTTCCAGCACGCACATTCAACTGCGAAATGCCGGTTACCGTTATGATTCAGGAGAGGACTGGTCCATTCGCGACCTCAACCTCGACCTTCCACAAGGTAAAAAAATCGCCATCATCGGTCGCAGTGGTGCTGGCAAATCGACGCTGTTAAAGGTCATTCAAGGCGCGATTAAGCCAACCATAGGTTCGGCTGTCATTAACGGAATCGACGCCGCAGCTTATGGCGAGAAGATTCCGGCGATCATTGCGGTGCTGAATCAAAGCCCGCATCTATTCGATACTACAGTGGCGAACAATATTCGTCTGGGTAATCCGCAGGCCTCTGACGAGGACTTGAAAGAGGCTGCCGCGCTGGCTAAGCTGGATTCACTGATCTCTACACTGCCTGAAGGCTATAACACACCCGTACGTGAAGCAGGTCAACGCTTCTCCGGCGGGGAGCGCCAGCGGATTGCGCTGGCCCGTATCCTGTTGCAGAATACGCCAGTCGTGATTCTTGACGAGCCGACTGTAGGGCTAGACCCACGCACGGAGCGCGAGCTGCTGGCAACGATCTTCACTGCGATGGCTGGAAAGTCGCTGGTCTGGGTAACGCACCATCTCGTGGGCGCGGAGCAAATGGACGAAGTGATCTTTATGGAAAATGGTTCTGTGGAGATGCGTGGCACACATGCCGAGCTGCTCAAGCGGGAGCCTCGCTACCGCAGATTGTATGAACTGGATCGTCCGGTGAGCCTCCAATAA
- a CDS encoding CxxH/CxxC protein, whose amino-acid sequence MYVVCKEHVELAIDKFVDEYEDAPDIVDLKETEFSDWDPPAKCAECEQNAEYLVV is encoded by the coding sequence ATGTATGTAGTGTGTAAGGAGCACGTAGAGCTGGCTATCGATAAGTTTGTGGACGAGTATGAGGATGCGCCTGACATTGTAGATTTGAAGGAAACCGAATTCTCTGACTGGGACCCGCCAGCGAAATGTGCGGAATGCGAGCAGAATGCGGAGTATTTGGTGGTCTGA
- a CDS encoding TetR/AcrR family transcriptional regulator, giving the protein MSPTSSRTDPRVIRTHQLIRDAFIDLLQEIEFEKITVNRIAERATINRATFYLHYRDIPDMLERMANQMIDEIQAILNGVANETRLDIDIDLSILVKLLEHIADNSKFYKMLLASKRIPVFTDRLTKLMVDLITRRAEKAGSSLSVSGASVPIDIAIWHGSSAFIGTIVYWLRNDMPYTPLFLAKQLFLLFPLHQNTIPLALGATPPTP; this is encoded by the coding sequence ATGTCACCCACATCATCACGTACAGATCCGCGTGTAATTCGCACGCATCAATTAATTCGAGATGCCTTTATCGATTTGCTTCAGGAAATTGAATTTGAGAAAATAACCGTGAATCGTATTGCGGAACGCGCTACCATCAATCGTGCCACCTTCTATCTTCATTACCGGGATATTCCGGATATGCTAGAGAGAATGGCAAATCAAATGATTGATGAAATTCAGGCAATCCTGAATGGTGTTGCGAATGAAACTCGTTTAGACATAGATATTGATTTGTCCATATTGGTCAAACTGCTCGAGCATATTGCAGACAATTCTAAATTTTACAAGATGCTGCTCGCTTCAAAACGTATACCCGTATTCACCGATCGCCTTACGAAGTTGATGGTTGATCTCATCACCCGCAGAGCCGAAAAAGCAGGCTCTTCCCTATCTGTTTCCGGTGCAAGCGTTCCGATCGATATTGCAATTTGGCACGGTTCCTCCGCCTTCATCGGTACAATTGTCTATTGGCTTCGCAATGATATGCCCTACACGCCGCTTTTTCTCGCCAAGCAGCTTTTTCTATTGTTCCCTTTACATCAAAATACGATTCCTCTCGCCCTTGGAGCCACGCCCCCCACTCCCTGA
- a CDS encoding DHA2 family efflux MFS transporter permease subunit produces MSNQSAFDSSSIKKGPLLFVMILGAFIAVLNQTIMSVATPGLMVDFNILASTAQWLTTGYMLVNGILIPITAFLMQRFTTRELFQSSMIIFLAGTIVSATAHSFDALLVGRLIQAAGAGIIMPLLMTVILTVFPPDKRGAAMGLVGFAIIFAPAIGPTLAGYVMEHYSWNTMFYGMIPFVVIVIGIAFIYLKNVSERSYPKIDVMSVILSTIGFGAVLYGFSSAGSKGWSSAEVVLLLVAGVVSLILFTWRQLVIKSPLLDLRVFKYSMFSLTTVINIAVTMVMYADMMLLPLYLQNARGYTALESGLLMLPGALLMGIMMPVTGKLFDRFGAKWLSIIGMAITIVTTIGFVNLTDSTSYTYLVLMSTGRRFGMAMFLMPITTAGLNQLPSRLNAHGTAISNTIKQVAGAIGTSLLITVMTSRTKTHLVDMMTAGGSSTKEHMIMEASIQGINDAYLLIVGIGIAGLLLSFFIKRTEPSEEDGKTVILQSKAVR; encoded by the coding sequence ATGAGCAATCAGTCAGCTTTTGACAGCAGTTCCATTAAGAAAGGCCCTCTGTTGTTTGTTATGATTCTGGGGGCGTTCATCGCCGTTTTGAATCAGACGATTATGAGCGTTGCGACACCGGGGTTGATGGTCGATTTTAACATTTTGGCGTCTACTGCCCAATGGCTGACGACCGGTTATATGTTAGTAAACGGAATTCTTATTCCCATCACCGCATTTTTAATGCAGCGATTTACGACCCGTGAGCTTTTTCAGTCTTCCATGATTATTTTTCTAGCGGGAACCATTGTTTCGGCTACGGCGCATAGCTTCGATGCTCTGCTGGTTGGACGCCTGATTCAAGCAGCCGGAGCAGGTATTATTATGCCGCTCTTGATGACTGTAATCCTGACTGTATTCCCACCTGACAAGCGAGGAGCTGCGATGGGGTTGGTCGGTTTCGCCATTATTTTTGCTCCTGCTATCGGGCCTACGCTCGCCGGTTATGTTATGGAGCATTATTCCTGGAATACGATGTTTTATGGAATGATCCCATTCGTTGTTATTGTTATTGGTATTGCCTTTATTTATTTGAAAAACGTATCTGAACGCAGCTATCCTAAGATTGACGTTATGAGTGTCATTCTTTCAACAATTGGATTCGGTGCTGTTCTTTACGGCTTCAGCAGTGCTGGAAGCAAAGGTTGGTCAAGTGCGGAAGTGGTTCTATTACTTGTTGCTGGTGTGGTCTCCTTGATTTTGTTTACCTGGAGACAGTTGGTCATCAAGAGTCCCCTTCTTGATCTCAGAGTGTTCAAATATAGCATGTTCTCCCTGACGACCGTTATTAATATTGCGGTTACCATGGTCATGTATGCAGATATGATGCTGCTTCCCTTGTATTTGCAGAATGCACGTGGATATACAGCTCTGGAGTCTGGTTTGCTGATGCTCCCTGGCGCCCTGCTGATGGGAATTATGATGCCGGTGACAGGAAAGCTATTCGATCGGTTTGGAGCGAAATGGCTGTCCATTATCGGTATGGCTATTACCATCGTGACTACAATCGGGTTCGTCAACCTGACGGATTCCACTAGTTATACTTATTTAGTTCTGATGTCCACAGGACGACGTTTCGGGATGGCCATGTTCCTGATGCCAATCACAACGGCGGGCCTGAACCAACTGCCATCAAGACTGAATGCACATGGTACGGCCATCTCCAACACCATCAAGCAAGTGGCTGGAGCGATAGGGACATCGTTACTTATCACGGTGATGACGAGCAGAACCAAAACCCATCTTGTGGATATGATGACCGCAGGCGGATCTTCTACTAAAGAGCATATGATCATGGAGGCTTCTATCCAAGGGATTAATGATGCGTATCTTCTTATTGTTGGTATTGGTATTGCCGGTCTCCTGCTTTCTTTCTTCATTAAACGTACGGAACCGTCCGAAGAGGATGGCAAGACAGTAATCCTGCAATCCAAGGCAGTTAGATGA
- a CDS encoding VOC family protein codes for MAIQAKNYKETITFYIEVLGFKVGHHWSLPSFQIKEASMLVSPDQRTCIEIFDDAAVIPAQGKKALSEEDIAHGALLHFAFYVNNVEEIFQKALAHGAKAFIEPDYLSLGEPPLVIKNALIHSPNGEVIEFIEDVDFDRSMA; via the coding sequence GTGGCGATCCAAGCCAAAAATTATAAAGAAACGATAACATTCTATATTGAGGTTTTAGGATTCAAGGTAGGTCATCATTGGAGTCTGCCATCCTTTCAGATCAAAGAAGCCTCCATGCTAGTGTCGCCTGACCAAAGAACCTGCATTGAGATCTTTGATGACGCTGCAGTCATTCCTGCCCAAGGCAAGAAAGCATTGTCTGAAGAAGACATAGCCCACGGAGCGTTATTACATTTTGCCTTCTATGTGAATAATGTAGAGGAAATATTCCAAAAAGCCCTTGCTCATGGAGCAAAGGCTTTTATAGAACCGGACTACCTTTCTCTTGGTGAACCGCCTCTTGTAATAAAGAATGCATTAATTCACAGTCCTAATGGGGAAGTTATCGAATTTATTGAGGATGTTGATTTTGACAGGTCGATGGCATAA
- a CDS encoding Lrp/AsnC family transcriptional regulator: MEQLIDDIDKKIMQLLQHNARMSISQISKEVSMSQPSVKERMIKLEEKNIISGYTTVFNLRDLNRGTTTFILIKTEHCQEIVDFCRDAMEVTDLFRISGEYNYLIKVQTASIEELAEFQDSLIKLGPSKSHISMKNIMENRVLL, encoded by the coding sequence ATGGAACAACTAATCGATGATATTGATAAAAAGATCATGCAATTACTTCAGCACAATGCGCGAATGTCTATTTCTCAAATCAGTAAAGAAGTTTCTATGTCCCAACCCTCCGTTAAAGAACGGATGATTAAGTTGGAAGAGAAAAATATCATCTCTGGGTATACAACGGTATTTAATTTACGGGATCTGAACCGCGGTACGACCACTTTCATTCTTATAAAAACAGAGCATTGCCAAGAGATCGTTGATTTTTGTAGAGATGCCATGGAAGTAACTGATTTATTTCGCATCAGTGGAGAATATAATTATCTCATCAAGGTACAAACGGCATCGATTGAGGAACTGGCCGAATTTCAGGATTCTCTTATTAAACTCGGACCTTCAAAGTCGCATATCAGTATGAAAAATATAATGGAAAACAGGGTTTTGCTCTAA